The Terriglobales bacterium genome includes a window with the following:
- the selD gene encoding selenide, water dikinase SelD encodes MQETKPFRLTESVKAAGUASKLSPAALDTVLGKLARQQDANVLVGFDKADDAGVYQIAPDNALVQTVDFFTPVVDDPYTFGQIAAVNALSDVYAMGGRPLSALAMVCFPEKGELEILERILAGGLSKMMEAKCTVIGGHSIRDPEIKFGYAVTGTIHPQRVLTNAGAKPGDILLFTKALGTGVISTAIKKQTAQQAWIDAAIASMTTLNRDAAEVIASGDFEVHAMTDVTGFGLIGHGREMALGSGVSLEFTASKVPLLPGALECVRGGHIPGGLKANREFAECVVEYDAQIDEKRKALLYDPQTAGGLLISVAAAHASKLTSALQSKKVPAVEIGRVLAKGHRAIAVK; translated from the coding sequence ATGCAAGAAACAAAACCCTTTCGCCTGACGGAGTCGGTGAAAGCTGCGGGTTGAGCGAGCAAGCTGAGTCCGGCGGCGCTGGACACGGTGCTTGGGAAATTAGCCCGGCAACAAGACGCGAATGTGCTGGTTGGCTTTGATAAAGCCGACGATGCCGGCGTGTATCAAATTGCGCCGGACAATGCCCTGGTGCAGACTGTGGATTTTTTCACTCCTGTCGTGGATGATCCCTACACCTTCGGCCAGATCGCTGCCGTCAATGCCCTCAGCGACGTCTATGCCATGGGCGGGCGCCCCCTGAGCGCACTCGCTATGGTGTGCTTTCCCGAAAAGGGAGAGTTGGAGATTCTAGAGCGCATTCTTGCCGGCGGCCTCTCCAAAATGATGGAAGCCAAGTGCACGGTGATCGGAGGGCACAGTATTCGCGATCCTGAGATCAAGTTTGGCTATGCGGTAACGGGGACGATACATCCGCAGCGAGTGCTGACCAACGCGGGCGCCAAGCCAGGCGACATTTTGCTTTTCACCAAAGCGCTGGGTACAGGAGTGATCTCCACCGCTATCAAGAAACAGACGGCGCAGCAGGCGTGGATTGATGCCGCGATCGCTTCCATGACTACATTAAACAGAGACGCCGCCGAGGTAATTGCGAGCGGGGATTTCGAAGTTCACGCTATGACCGATGTCACCGGCTTTGGCCTTATAGGCCACGGGCGCGAGATGGCATTGGGCAGTGGCGTGAGCCTGGAATTTACGGCTTCAAAGGTACCGCTGCTCCCCGGCGCGCTGGAGTGCGTGCGCGGGGGGCACATCCCCGGCGGACTGAAGGCAAATCGCGAATTTGCCGAGTGCGTGGTGGAATACGACGCGCAGATTGATGAGAAACGCAAAGCGCTGCTTTATGATCCCCAGACCGCGGGTGGGTTATTGATTTCGGTTGCTGCTGCTCATGCTTCAAAACTCACGTCGGCATTGCAGAGCAAGAAGGTTCCCGCGGTAGAAATTGGGCGGGTGTTGGCGAAGGGGCATAGGGCGATCGCGGTGAAATGA